Part of the Pseudomonadota bacterium genome is shown below.
AGCCTCCCCGCGCGCCACGGCTTCGAACACGCTGCGAAAGCTCGGGTTCGGCAGCAGCGACGCGTCAGGCCCGAAGAACTGGCGCGCCGCCTTCTCGCTGAAGGCGCCGGCCTGGCCCTGGTAGGCCACCGTGTTGGTCGGCGCGGTGAGCGTTTCAGGCGCGGCTGCGGGGGCGTCGGTCTGGGTGGAGTGGGTCGCTGAGGCCTCCGCGTGCGCGCGGCGCGTCGGTCGCGTGGGGCGCGGCAGGTGACGCCCCACCACGGGAGCCACCACCTCGACGTCGCGCAGCAGGCGTTCGAGCATGTGCGGATACAGGCTCTGGGGGCCGTCGCTGAGGGCCACCTCGGGGTTGGGGTGCACCTCGATCATGATGCCGTCGGCGCCCGCCGCCACCGCGGCCATGGCCATGGGGGCCACGTACGGGCGGTGGCCGGTGCCGTGACTCGGATCGACGATGACGGGCAGGTGGGTGAGGGCGCGCAGAACGGGCACGGCCGAGAGGTCGAGGGTGTTGCGGGTGGCGGTCTCGTAGGTGCGGATGCCGCGCTCGCACAGCATGACGTGGGGATTGCCCCCGCTCAAGATGTACTCGGCGGCCATGAGCAGCTCTTCGATGGTGGCCGAGATGCCGCGTTTGAGCAGAACGGGGCGGTCGATCTCTGACACCGCCTTCAGCAGCTCGAAGTTCTGCATGTTGCGTGCGCCGATCTGCACGATGTCGCTGTACTTCGCCACCAGCGGCACGTGCTCGGCCGTCACCACCTCGGTGACGATGGGCATGCCGTGCAGCGCCCGCGCCTCGGCGAGCAGCTGCAGCCCCTCCTCTCCCTTTCCCTGAAACGCATAGGGCGAGGTGCGCGGCTTGAAGGCTCCGCCCCGCAAGATGTGCGCGCCCGCGGCGTGGCAGGCGGCCGCCGCCTCGAGCAGCTGCTCCCGGCTCTCCACTGAGCAGGGCCCCGCCATCACCACGAGCTGAGGGCCTCCGATGGCGTAGCCGCCCACGTTCACCACCGTGGGCTCGGCCTTCCACTCACGGCTGGCCAGCTTG
Proteins encoded:
- the aroF gene encoding 3-deoxy-7-phosphoheptulonate synthase, whose protein sequence is MIVVMKPSATEAQIDAVVARLADRHLETRVLRGAERPVIAVIGKVSLDPREFETLPGVAECTRISRPYKLASREWKAEPTVVNVGGYAIGGPQLVVMAGPCSVESREQLLEAAAACHAAGAHILRGGAFKPRTSPYAFQGKGEEGLQLLAEARALHGMPIVTEVVTAEHVPLVAKYSDIVQIGARNMQNFELLKAVSEIDRPVLLKRGISATIEELLMAAEYILSGGNPHVMLCERGIRTYETATRNTLDLSAVPVLRALTHLPVIVDPSHGTGHRPYVAPMAMAAVAAGADGIMIEVHPNPEVALSDGPQSLYPHMLERLLRDVEVVAPVVGRHLPRPTRPTRRAHAEASATHSTQTDAPAAAPETLTAPTNTVAYQGQAGAFSEKAARQFFGPDASLLPNPSFRSVFEAVARGEAAYAVLPIENSLTGSIHENYDLLLEHDLHIVGELKLRIVHTLIGQPGANLDDVDTVYAHPQAAGQCEAFLRKRGWRVVNVYDTAGSVAHVKALGDARAAGIAGPHVAALYRMETLAESIEDNPSNFTRFMVLARDPAPRADANKSTLVFRAENRPGGLLAVLDAIAKAGLNMVRLESRPIHGTPWQYMFYVDLEGIVDDAAVDALRLTAPFVRVLGAYHSAV